A stretch of the Aggregatibacter sp. HMT-949 genome encodes the following:
- the suhB gene encoding inositol-1-monophosphatase produces MNPMLNIAIRAARKAGNVIAKNDERRDAIESTQKGINDYVTNVDKAAEAEIIEIIRKSYPNHTIITEESGALEGEDNDVQWIIDPLDGTRNFMSGLPHFAVSIAIRVKNRTEVGVVYDPIRNELFTAVRGEGAKLNDVRLRVDAKRELQGAILATGFPFKQPNLMSTQFAMMNALIENAADFRRTGSAALDLCYVASGRIDGYFEMGLKAWDCAAGDLIVREAGGLVCDFEGGSGYLRSGNIIAAPTRVLKDMLNKIRPCLGAEFKN; encoded by the coding sequence ATGAATCCAATGTTAAATATCGCGATTCGTGCGGCACGAAAAGCGGGCAATGTGATTGCTAAAAATGATGAACGCCGCGATGCTATCGAAAGCACCCAAAAAGGTATCAATGATTACGTCACTAACGTCGACAAAGCTGCAGAAGCGGAAATCATTGAAATCATTCGCAAATCCTATCCTAATCACACCATCATCACCGAAGAAAGCGGCGCACTTGAAGGCGAAGACAACGATGTACAATGGATCATCGATCCATTAGACGGCACCCGTAATTTTATGAGCGGTCTTCCGCACTTTGCCGTGTCTATCGCCATTCGCGTGAAAAATCGTACTGAAGTAGGCGTGGTTTACGATCCAATCCGTAACGAATTATTTACCGCCGTGCGCGGCGAAGGTGCAAAATTAAACGACGTACGTTTGCGCGTTGATGCGAAACGCGAACTACAAGGCGCGATTCTTGCCACCGGTTTCCCGTTCAAACAACCTAACCTCATGTCAACTCAATTCGCGATGATGAACGCATTAATTGAGAATGCCGCGGATTTCCGTCGCACTGGTTCCGCCGCATTGGATTTATGCTATGTGGCATCCGGTCGCATTGATGGCTATTTTGAAATGGGCTTAAAAGCCTGGGATTGCGCGGCAGGCGATTTAATCGTGCGCGAAGCGGGCGGTTTGGTGTGTGACTTTGAAGGCGGCAGCGGCTATTTACGCAGCGGCAATATCATCGCAGCACCAACGCGCGTATTAAAAGATATGCTCAATAAGATCCGCCCTTGTTTAGGTGCTGAGTTTAAAAACTAA
- the ybeY gene encoding rRNA maturation RNase YbeY: MGNMLIDLQIASENIDDLPTLEQIEQWATAAVQPESDDVEMTVRIVDEAESQALNRTYRAKDRPTNVLSFPFECPTEVSLPLLGDLVICRQVVEYEAAEQEKPLMAHWAHMVVHGSLHLLGYDHIDDTEAEEMESLETKIMQGLGFVDPYLAEK; this comes from the coding sequence ATGGGCAATATGCTAATTGATTTGCAAATCGCCAGCGAAAATATAGATGATTTGCCAACTTTAGAACAAATCGAACAATGGGCAACGGCTGCGGTTCAACCGGAATCGGACGATGTGGAAATGACGGTGCGTATTGTGGACGAAGCGGAAAGTCAAGCGTTGAATCGGACTTATCGCGCCAAAGATCGCCCGACGAATGTGCTGTCGTTTCCCTTTGAATGCCCGACTGAAGTGTCATTACCGCTATTGGGTGATTTGGTGATTTGTCGCCAAGTGGTCGAATATGAGGCGGCAGAACAAGAAAAACCGTTGATGGCGCACTGGGCCCATATGGTGGTGCACGGTAGTTTACATTTGCTTGGTTACGATCACATCGACGATACCGAAGCAGAAGAAATGGAAAGCTTGGAAACGAAAATTATGCAAGGATTGGGCTTTGTTGATCCTTATTTAGCGGAAAAATAA
- a CDS encoding EamA family transporter yields MNWVIFAVGSAFFAGLTAILGKLGVEGINSNLATFIRTIVILLVTAGIISARNEWQLPQHIAAKPFTFLILSGIATGLSWLCYYRALQLAPASWVAPIDKLSVVIAIILGVVILGEPLSLKLVAGSILILSGVLVLAL; encoded by the coding sequence ATGAATTGGGTTATTTTCGCCGTCGGTTCGGCATTTTTCGCCGGTCTTACGGCTATTTTAGGTAAACTCGGCGTGGAAGGAATAAACAGCAATCTCGCCACGTTTATTCGCACCATTGTGATTTTACTGGTCACCGCCGGTATTATTTCTGCCCGCAATGAATGGCAACTGCCGCAACATATCGCCGCTAAACCGTTTACTTTCTTGATTTTGTCCGGCATTGCCACCGGCCTTTCATGGCTTTGTTATTATCGCGCCCTTCAACTCGCACCGGCATCTTGGGTGGCACCCATCGATAAATTAAGTGTGGTCATTGCGATTATTTTAGGCGTTGTGATTTTGGGGGAACCGCTTAGTTTGAAATTAGTGGCCGGGAGCATTTTAATTTTGTCCGGCGTGCTCGTTCTAGCGTTATAG
- a CDS encoding DUF2572 family protein: MESKINIGRNLEKGVITLSLLIFLSGLLTLALLFDDDLLSFFRAQQMQRQNYSERALLLQKMMQQEKQRLCSDLPLNKKIAFRQVSTTLAGAEDMLQYSVWCRYAAIFKKTPLKPNNEGLLEQFVRSDDKADFKNEFASSSNPLVPTKEPQLYWFDKTQSEREVNGDIAAVIIAEGDLKLHGKGTITGTVITGGELTLDGVTIAYSKKVVTPLVQQYNKWQLAEKSWSDFKPQNE; encoded by the coding sequence ATGGAATCAAAAATAAATATAGGAAGAAATCTTGAAAAGGGTGTGATTACATTATCGCTGCTAATTTTTTTATCAGGCTTGTTGACGCTGGCTTTACTCTTTGACGACGATTTATTAAGTTTTTTTCGCGCACAACAAATGCAACGTCAAAACTATTCGGAAAGAGCGTTACTTTTACAAAAAATGATGCAACAAGAAAAGCAACGCCTATGTTCGGATTTACCTTTAAACAAGAAAATCGCATTTCGACAAGTATCCACAACTTTGGCGGGGGCAGAAGATATGCTGCAATATTCAGTTTGGTGTCGGTATGCAGCGATATTTAAAAAAACACCGTTAAAACCGAATAACGAAGGTTTGCTTGAACAGTTTGTACGAAGCGATGATAAGGCCGATTTTAAAAATGAGTTCGCATCCTCATCAAATCCTTTGGTGCCAACCAAAGAACCTCAACTATATTGGTTTGATAAGACTCAATCCGAACGGGAAGTCAATGGCGATATCGCGGCCGTTATCATCGCTGAAGGTGACCTTAAACTGCATGGTAAAGGCACGATTACCGGTACGGTGATCACCGGTGGAGAATTGACTCTTGATGGCGTCACAATCGCTTATAGTAAAAAAGTTGTTACGCCTTTAGTGCAACAATACAACAAATGGCAATTAGCGGAGAAAAGTTGGAGTGATTTTAAACCTCAAAACGAATAA
- a CDS encoding JmjC domain-containing protein, with protein MTAFSQPDFCLPQDISPEIFLRDYWQKKPLVIRNGLPEIIGRFEPQDIIELAQNEEVSARLVKTFADDDWQVFFSPLSEKDFKKLPEKWSVLVQNMEQWSPELGRLWNKFGFIPQWQRDDIMVSYAPKGGSVGKHYDEYDVFLVQGYGRRRWQLGKWCDSSTEFKPNQPIRIFDDMGDLVIDEVMNPGDILYIPARMAHYGVAEEDCLTFSFGLRYPSLSRLIDGISKSLCQPEPDLNLTEFELPLRLTQTAQRTGKLADENIQAMKRQLLDKLAHSEAFNAVLKHAVAGALSARRYELLVSDEMSDPDEVRSSLEDDAALLSQDNNCKLLYTENPLRIYANGEWLDELNTIETEVLKRLSDGESLDWAFLTDLVNETEDSETAMMLLLDSICNWLDDGWVLIE; from the coding sequence ATGACTGCATTTTCCCAGCCCGATTTTTGTTTACCGCAAGACATTAGCCCAGAGATTTTCCTACGCGATTATTGGCAAAAAAAGCCCCTTGTGATTCGCAACGGTTTGCCGGAAATCATCGGACGGTTTGAACCGCAAGATATTATCGAATTGGCACAAAATGAGGAGGTCAGCGCGCGTTTAGTGAAAACTTTTGCCGATGACGATTGGCAAGTATTCTTCAGTCCGCTTTCCGAGAAGGACTTCAAAAAATTGCCGGAGAAGTGGTCGGTATTGGTGCAAAATATGGAACAATGGTCGCCGGAATTAGGTCGATTATGGAATAAGTTCGGTTTTATTCCCCAATGGCAACGCGACGATATTATGGTTTCCTATGCGCCGAAAGGTGGCTCGGTAGGCAAGCATTACGATGAATATGACGTGTTTTTAGTGCAAGGCTATGGTCGTCGCCGTTGGCAACTCGGCAAATGGTGCGATTCAAGCACGGAATTTAAACCGAATCAACCGATTCGTATTTTTGACGATATGGGCGATTTGGTGATTGATGAAGTGATGAATCCGGGCGATATTCTTTACATTCCCGCACGTATGGCACATTACGGCGTGGCGGAAGAAGATTGCTTAACTTTTTCTTTTGGCTTGCGTTATCCGAGTTTGAGCCGTCTTATTGACGGCATTAGCAAGAGTTTATGTCAGCCGGAGCCTGATTTGAATTTAACCGAATTTGAATTACCGTTGCGCTTAACTCAAACCGCACAACGTACCGGTAAGCTTGCCGATGAAAACATTCAAGCGATGAAACGCCAATTATTGGACAAACTTGCTCATTCGGAAGCTTTCAATGCGGTGCTCAAACACGCGGTCGCCGGTGCGCTGAGTGCGCGGCGTTACGAATTGTTGGTTTCCGATGAAATGAGCGATCCGGACGAAGTGCGATCTTCCTTAGAAGATGATGCCGCTTTACTTTCTCAAGATAACAATTGCAAATTGCTCTATACCGAAAATCCGTTGCGCATTTATGCTAACGGCGAATGGCTGGACGAACTTAATACAATCGAAACGGAAGTGCTGAAACGTTTGTCCGACGGCGAAAGCTTAGATTGGGCGTTTTTGACGGATTTAGTGAATGAAACGGAAGATTCGGAAACTGCCATGATGCTTTTGTTGGATTCCATTTGTAATTGGCTGGATGACGGCTGGGTATTGATCGAATAA
- a CDS encoding RnfH family protein, whose amino-acid sequence MNQIHIEIAYALPERYFLKAFCVDEGTMVQTAILQSGVLQQFSEIDLSKNKVGIFSRPAKLTDVLRDGDRIEIYRPLLADPKEIRRKRAAEQAAKEKNTSKGTPK is encoded by the coding sequence ATGAATCAGATTCATATTGAAATCGCCTACGCCTTACCCGAGCGTTATTTTTTGAAAGCGTTCTGCGTGGATGAAGGCACAATGGTACAAACGGCAATTTTGCAATCGGGCGTTTTGCAACAATTTAGCGAAATTGATTTGAGTAAAAATAAAGTGGGGATTTTCAGCCGTCCGGCAAAACTGACTGATGTACTTCGAGATGGGGACCGCATTGAAATCTATCGCCCACTACTTGCCGACCCGAAAGAAATTCGTCGTAAACGCGCGGCGGAACAAGCCGCTAAAGAAAAAAACACCTCGAAAGGAACGCCCAAATGA
- a CDS encoding Cof-type HAD-IIB family hydrolase has protein sequence MYKAVFSDFDGTLLTSDHKISLRTLAAITRLAERGVPFVPISARSPLGILPYWKQLQTNNVLVAFSGALILDHRLQPIYSVQIDAADMEKLNRVFKDFAHLAVNYYVNDDCFSNDLANPWVKLEAQITKIPIEAAQADKIYPAHKVQIIGEPHEIIHIEALLKEKFPHLSICRSHQSYLEVMNSAATKGNAVRFLEKYFGLKTEEVIAFGDNFNDLDMLEHAGLGVAMGNAPEEIKQAANRVTAGNNEDGLALILEEVFPA, from the coding sequence ATGTATAAAGCCGTATTTAGTGATTTTGATGGGACTTTATTAACCTCGGATCACAAAATTTCGCTGAGAACCTTGGCCGCCATTACGCGTTTAGCCGAGCGGGGCGTGCCTTTCGTGCCGATTTCCGCTCGTTCGCCACTTGGCATTTTGCCTTACTGGAAACAGTTGCAAACCAACAATGTATTAGTGGCGTTTAGCGGCGCGTTGATTTTGGATCATCGATTACAACCGATTTACAGTGTACAAATTGACGCGGCAGATATGGAAAAATTAAATCGAGTATTCAAAGATTTTGCACATTTAGCGGTGAATTATTACGTTAACGACGATTGTTTTAGCAATGATTTAGCAAATCCTTGGGTGAAACTGGAAGCACAAATTACCAAAATTCCTATCGAAGCGGCGCAAGCGGATAAAATTTATCCGGCGCATAAAGTTCAAATTATCGGCGAACCACATGAGATTATTCACATCGAAGCTTTGCTGAAGGAAAAATTCCCGCATCTAAGCATTTGCCGTTCGCATCAAAGTTATTTGGAAGTGATGAACAGCGCGGCCACTAAAGGCAATGCAGTGCGTTTTTTAGAAAAATATTTCGGCCTGAAAACCGAAGAGGTGATTGCTTTCGGCGATAACTTTAATGATTTGGATATGTTAGAACACGCCGGTCTTGGTGTCGCGATGGGCAATGCACCGGAAGAAATCAAACAAGCAGCGAATCGGGTAACCGCCGGCAATAATGAAGACGGTTTGGCACTTATTCTAGAAGAAGTGTTTCCGGCATAA
- the xseA gene encoding exodeoxyribonuclease VII large subunit produces MSENIYSVSQLNSATRQMLESHFSQIWLTGEISNFTQPVSGHWYLTLKDENAQVRCAMFRMKNLRVAFCPQNGMQVLVRANVSLYEPRGDYQLIIESMHPAGEGLLQQQFEALKIKLAAEGLFAQNLKKNLPPFSKAVGIVTSSTGAALQDILHILARRDPSLKVVIYPTAVQGKEAAAEIVQMIELANKRQEVDVLIVGRGGGSLEDFWCFNEEAVARAIFRSALPIISAVGHETDVTIADFVADLRAPTPSAAAELVSRNQDELVQQLRHQQQRLGMAFDLVFTQKSQCLKQLALRLQNRHPHHQLRIQQAKNEQLTHRLQLAMQRQFEKMQQKLSALALRLKQNPLPYRIQRHQQYLEQLQVQLNFSANRQVTERQNKVAALCGKLDGLSPLKVLARGYSIAKNGQGKTVVSVKDVKSGELLTTQVADGKIVSRLV; encoded by the coding sequence ATGTCAGAAAATATTTATTCCGTTTCTCAACTCAATTCTGCGACGCGCCAAATGTTAGAAAGCCATTTTTCACAAATTTGGCTTACCGGCGAAATTTCGAATTTTACTCAGCCTGTGTCGGGGCATTGGTATCTCACGCTGAAAGATGAAAATGCACAGGTACGTTGTGCGATGTTTCGGATGAAAAATCTGCGCGTGGCCTTTTGTCCGCAAAACGGAATGCAAGTGCTGGTGCGCGCCAATGTGAGTTTGTATGAACCGCGCGGCGATTATCAGTTGATTATTGAGTCCATGCACCCGGCCGGTGAGGGATTGTTGCAGCAGCAATTTGAAGCGTTAAAAATAAAACTCGCGGCGGAAGGCTTATTTGCGCAAAATTTGAAGAAAAATTTACCGCCTTTTAGCAAAGCAGTGGGGATTGTGACCTCTTCTACGGGGGCCGCATTGCAAGATATTTTACATATTTTGGCACGGCGCGATCCAAGTTTAAAAGTGGTGATTTATCCTACCGCCGTACAAGGCAAAGAAGCCGCAGCGGAAATTGTGCAAATGATTGAACTGGCCAATAAGCGACAAGAAGTGGATGTGCTGATTGTGGGGCGAGGAGGCGGTTCATTGGAAGATTTTTGGTGTTTTAATGAGGAAGCGGTGGCGCGTGCGATTTTTCGTTCCGCTTTGCCGATTATCAGTGCTGTAGGGCATGAAACCGATGTCACCATTGCGGATTTTGTGGCAGATCTTCGTGCGCCGACACCGTCCGCCGCGGCAGAATTAGTCAGTCGCAATCAAGACGAACTTGTTCAGCAATTACGCCATCAGCAACAGCGTTTGGGGATGGCATTTGACCTTGTGTTTACGCAAAAAAGTCAATGTTTAAAACAACTTGCGTTACGTTTGCAAAACCGGCATCCGCACCATCAATTGCGCATTCAACAAGCGAAAAACGAACAGCTTACGCATCGTTTGCAGCTAGCCATGCAGCGTCAATTTGAAAAAATGCAACAAAAATTGAGCGCGCTTGCTCTGCGTTTAAAACAAAACCCGTTGCCATATCGCATTCAACGTCATCAACAGTATTTAGAACAGCTACAAGTGCAATTGAATTTCAGTGCAAATCGTCAAGTGACAGAGCGCCAAAACAAAGTTGCCGCCTTGTGCGGAAAATTGGATGGATTAAGCCCGCTGAAAGTGCTGGCACGCGGTTATTCCATCGCGAAAAACGGGCAAGGCAAGACGGTTGTTAGTGTAAAAGATGTGAAGTCGGGAGAATTGCTTACAACGCAAGTGGCAGACGGGAAGATTGTTAGTCGGCTTGTATAA
- the cpdA gene encoding 3',5'-cyclic-AMP phosphodiesterase: MKNTFVYQAKRPIVKVLQITDPHLFKDEQTELLGVNTQASFGQVLKEIQQNDTDFDLIFATGDLVQDGSEEGYRRFVEMLKPFGKSVFWIPGNHDFQPKMVEYLNQPPVQSAKHILLGEHWQAMLLDSQVYGVPHGELSQYQLNLLKETLAKYPQRYTLIVLHHHLLPTNSAWLDQHNLRNPHELYEVLAPFEKVKAIVYGHIHQQVDSQWYRYQVMATPSTCIQFKADSQNFALDAVPPGWREIELHPDGSIRTTVKRIRQAEFLPNMQEEGY; encoded by the coding sequence GTGAAAAATACATTTGTCTATCAAGCGAAACGACCCATTGTAAAAGTGTTACAGATTACCGATCCGCATCTATTTAAAGACGAACAAACAGAATTGCTTGGCGTGAATACGCAGGCGAGTTTCGGGCAAGTGTTAAAAGAAATTCAACAAAACGATACGGATTTCGACCTTATTTTCGCCACCGGTGATCTCGTGCAAGACGGAAGCGAAGAAGGCTATCGCCGTTTTGTGGAAATGCTTAAACCCTTTGGTAAATCGGTATTTTGGATTCCGGGCAATCATGATTTTCAACCAAAAATGGTGGAATATTTAAATCAACCGCCAGTGCAAAGCGCAAAACATATTTTACTCGGCGAACATTGGCAGGCTATGTTATTGGATAGTCAGGTTTACGGCGTGCCGCACGGCGAACTAAGTCAATATCAACTCAATTTATTAAAAGAAACCTTAGCAAAATATCCGCAACGTTACACGTTGATTGTATTGCATCATCATTTATTGCCGACCAATTCCGCTTGGTTGGATCAACACAATTTGCGTAATCCGCATGAGTTGTACGAGGTACTTGCGCCATTTGAAAAGGTGAAAGCAATTGTATACGGGCATATTCATCAACAAGTCGATAGCCAATGGTACCGTTATCAAGTGATGGCGACGCCTTCTACCTGTATTCAATTTAAAGCGGATAGCCAAAATTTTGCTTTGGATGCGGTGCCACCGGGCTGGCGCGAAATTGAGTTGCATCCGGACGGTTCGATTAGAACGACAGTGAAACGCATTCGACAGGCTGAGTTCTTACCGAATATGCAAGAAGAAGGCTACTAA
- a CDS encoding Tfp pilus assembly protein FimT/FimU has translation MYKGATLMELLIGLAIIGIALSFAFPLWQTDNSKMILAKEQHRLYLFLRQIQARAENSSDVWLVLIDQNPATREWCVSAQLKNDKLCDCLHPTNCPKDVYAHFYYPYFAKKTNILSPKIYPTAIARFDGVRNTFEANCFSLQSGDESTVFSFFNVGSLKLKTGQSMSACAK, from the coding sequence ATGTATAAAGGTGCGACGTTGATGGAGTTATTAATCGGTTTGGCGATTATCGGTATCGCTTTGAGTTTTGCATTTCCTCTCTGGCAAACCGATAATTCAAAAATGATTCTGGCAAAAGAACAACATCGTTTATACCTATTTTTACGTCAAATTCAGGCGAGAGCGGAAAATTCTTCCGATGTTTGGCTTGTTTTGATCGATCAAAATCCGGCCACACGAGAATGGTGTGTGAGTGCTCAATTAAAAAACGACAAACTTTGCGATTGTTTGCATCCGACCAATTGTCCGAAGGATGTCTATGCGCATTTTTACTACCCCTATTTTGCGAAAAAAACCAATATACTCAGCCCCAAAATTTATCCTACCGCAATTGCACGATTTGATGGGGTAAGAAACACTTTTGAGGCAAATTGCTTTTCCTTACAGAGCGGTGATGAAAGTACCGTATTTTCCTTTTTTAATGTCGGTAGTTTGAAATTGAAAACCGGTCAGTCTATGAGTGCCTGTGCAAAGTGA
- the nudF gene encoding ADP-ribose diphosphatase, producing the protein MLEIQQFGQRDVKILNEEILYDGFFTLKKIQFKHKLFAGGESGAVTRELLIKGAASAVIAYDPKEDAVVLVEQVRIGAAYHPEPHCSPWLLELIAGMVEKGEQPEDVALRESEEEAGIKVKNLLHCLSVWDSPGGTVERIHLFVGQVDSSQAKGIHGLVEEHEDIRVHVVKREQAYQWMCEGKIDNCTAVIGLQWLQLNYAQLQQRWQQA; encoded by the coding sequence ATGTTAGAAATTCAACAGTTTGGTCAGCGTGATGTGAAAATCCTCAACGAGGAGATTTTATATGACGGTTTTTTCACGCTCAAAAAAATTCAATTCAAACATAAACTTTTTGCCGGTGGTGAAAGTGGCGCGGTAACCCGTGAATTACTTATCAAAGGCGCTGCTTCCGCCGTCATCGCTTATGATCCAAAAGAAGACGCGGTTGTTTTAGTGGAACAAGTGCGCATCGGTGCAGCGTATCATCCCGAACCGCATTGTTCGCCTTGGTTATTGGAATTGATTGCAGGTATGGTCGAAAAAGGCGAACAGCCGGAAGACGTTGCGTTACGCGAAAGCGAAGAAGAGGCCGGGATTAAAGTTAAAAATTTGCTCCATTGTTTGAGTGTCTGGGACAGCCCGGGTGGTACGGTTGAACGAATTCATTTGTTTGTCGGGCAAGTGGACAGCTCGCAGGCAAAGGGCATTCATGGGTTGGTCGAAGAACATGAAGACATTCGGGTTCATGTAGTAAAACGTGAACAGGCCTATCAATGGATGTGCGAAGGAAAAATCGATAATTGTACCGCTGTCATCGGATTGCAATGGCTTCAATTAAATTACGCTCAATTGCAACAGCGTTGGCAACAAGCTTAG
- a CDS encoding DUF5374 domain-containing protein → MFTLALFSSLFLAFNQWTANQRKNAMKIYYDFQALQIAENQGHRRFLGLSCEHQVKQNGVQFYIQCPGNQIIVRSPQGEFSLKTE, encoded by the coding sequence ATGTTTACGTTGGCATTATTTAGTTCATTGTTTTTAGCATTTAACCAGTGGACTGCGAATCAACGTAAAAACGCGATGAAAATTTATTATGATTTTCAGGCATTGCAGATTGCAGAGAATCAAGGACATCGCCGATTTTTAGGTTTATCTTGCGAACATCAGGTGAAACAAAACGGTGTGCAATTTTACATTCAATGCCCGGGCAATCAAATTATCGTTCGTTCTCCGCAAGGTGAATTCTCCTTGAAAACCGAGTAA